In the Bradyrhizobium guangzhouense genome, one interval contains:
- the mobB gene encoding molybdopterin-guanine dinucleotide biosynthesis protein B, which translates to MKVIGLAGWSGAGKTTLLTRLIPHFNAQGLRVSVIKHAHHQFDVDVPGKDSWRHREAGAAEVLVASSNRWALMHELRGAAEPRLPELLSKLSAVDLVVVEGFKREPHRKIEVHRAANDKPLLFPDDPGIVGIVTDAAVETRLPTVHLDDVEAAAALMLRAAMPVEDAVAKSAAMR; encoded by the coding sequence ATGAAAGTCATCGGCCTTGCAGGCTGGAGCGGTGCGGGCAAGACCACGCTGTTGACGCGGCTGATCCCGCATTTCAACGCCCAGGGGCTGCGCGTCTCCGTCATCAAGCATGCGCATCATCAGTTCGACGTCGATGTGCCCGGCAAGGATTCCTGGCGCCACCGCGAGGCCGGTGCGGCCGAGGTGCTGGTGGCATCGTCGAACCGCTGGGCTCTGATGCACGAGTTGCGCGGCGCGGCCGAGCCGCGGCTGCCGGAACTTCTCAGCAAGCTCTCCGCGGTCGATCTCGTCGTGGTCGAAGGTTTCAAGCGCGAGCCGCATCGCAAGATCGAGGTGCATCGCGCCGCCAACGACAAGCCGCTGCTGTTTCCTGATGATCCCGGCATCGTCGGGATTGTGACCGACGCTGCGGTTGAAACCCGGCTGCCGACCGTACATCTCGATGATGTCGAGGCCGCGGCGGCCCTGATGCTCCGGGCGGCGATGCCGGTCGAGGACGCGGTGGCCAAAAGCGCGGCGATGCGCTGA
- a CDS encoding formate dehydrogenase accessory sulfurtransferase FdhD: MMKIDKSPVPLIIPAPDDPRLTQSVTGTDQTGTRVEIKVPMERPLTLYLNAQEIVTMMTIGDYPEYLALGYLLNQNMLKYNDAVTEVEYDDDLQVVVVRTSHHTNFEAKLKKRTQTSGCAQGTAFGDLLEAVESVALPKAELRTSWLYQMTQTINTMPSLYLEAGAIHGCVLCRESEPLCYTEDVGRHNAVDKIAGWMYRHGVDPGDKILYTTGRLTSEMVIKTVRMGIPILVSRSGFTAWGVDLARQVGLTLVGRARGKRFIALAGEERIVYDQNLAYVEEESARHKRKGESGDD; this comes from the coding sequence ATGATGAAGATCGACAAGTCTCCGGTGCCCCTGATTATCCCTGCCCCAGACGACCCGCGCCTGACCCAGAGCGTGACCGGGACCGACCAGACCGGCACCAGGGTCGAGATCAAGGTGCCGATGGAGCGGCCACTGACCCTCTACCTGAATGCGCAGGAGATCGTCACCATGATGACGATCGGCGACTATCCGGAATATCTGGCCCTCGGCTATTTGCTGAACCAGAACATGCTGAAATACAATGATGCTGTTACCGAGGTCGAATACGACGACGACCTCCAGGTCGTTGTCGTGCGCACCTCACATCACACCAATTTCGAGGCGAAGCTCAAGAAGCGCACGCAGACTTCCGGCTGCGCGCAGGGCACCGCCTTCGGCGATCTGCTGGAGGCGGTCGAGAGCGTCGCGCTGCCGAAGGCGGAACTACGCACCTCCTGGCTCTACCAGATGACGCAGACCATCAACACCATGCCCTCGCTCTATCTCGAGGCCGGCGCGATCCATGGCTGCGTGCTGTGCAGGGAGAGCGAGCCGCTGTGCTACACCGAGGATGTCGGCCGCCATAATGCGGTCGACAAGATCGCAGGCTGGATGTACCGCCACGGCGTCGATCCCGGCGACAAGATCCTCTACACCACGGGCCGCCTCACCTCGGAGATGGTGATCAAGACCGTGCGCATGGGGATTCCGATCCTGGTGTCGCGCTCCGGCTTCACCGCCTGGGGCGTCGATCTCGCACGGCAAGTGGGCCTGACTCTGGTCGGGCGTGCGCGCGGCAAACGCTTCATCGCGCTCGCGGGCGAGGAGCGGATCGTCTACGACCAGAACCTCGCTTACGTCGAAGAGGAATCGGCGAGGCACAAGCGCAAGGGCGAAAGTGGTGATGACTAG
- the mobA gene encoding molybdenum cofactor guanylyltransferase MobA, which yields MTRIPPTQGVLLAGGLARRMGGGDKPMRTIRGRTILERVIARLAPQCDGLILNANGDPARFAAFGLQVIADDVPGFPGPLAGILAALDWTAANRPKIEWVLSAAGDCPFLPRDLVARLHEVRARESAQLAVAASGDQSHPVIGLWRVGLRNELRHALVDEDLRKIDRWTARYPLATVTWPTEPLDPFFNANTVEDITEAERLAALDAAS from the coding sequence ATGACTAGGATTCCGCCCACTCAAGGCGTGCTGCTCGCCGGCGGCCTCGCTCGCCGCATGGGCGGTGGCGACAAGCCGATGCGCACCATTCGCGGTCGCACCATCCTCGAGCGCGTGATCGCGCGCCTCGCGCCGCAATGCGACGGGTTGATCCTGAATGCCAATGGCGATCCGGCGCGCTTCGCCGCGTTCGGCTTGCAGGTGATTGCCGACGACGTGCCCGGTTTCCCCGGACCACTCGCCGGCATCCTCGCGGCGCTGGACTGGACCGCAGCAAACCGGCCGAAGATCGAATGGGTGCTCAGCGCTGCGGGCGACTGCCCGTTCCTGCCACGTGACCTCGTTGCTCGGCTGCACGAGGTGCGCGCGCGAGAGAGCGCGCAGCTCGCGGTCGCGGCTTCAGGCGATCAGTCGCATCCGGTGATTGGCCTATGGCGCGTCGGCTTGCGCAACGAGTTGCGTCATGCGCTGGTGGACGAGGATCTCCGCAAGATCGATCGCTGGACCGCGCGCTATCCGCTCGCAACCGTGACCTGGCCGACCGAGCCGCTCGACCCGTTCTTCAATGCCAACACGGTCGAGGACATCACTGAAGCCGAGCGTCTGGCGGCGCTCGATGCGGCATCCTAG
- a CDS encoding FAD-dependent monooxygenase, translating into MARRLSVAIVGAGMGGLATAAALRRVGIDVMVYEQASQFARIGAGIQIGCNAMKVLRALGLEQRIREQSFYPRSWNNRDWKSGDIKFDMIFGESAEERFGAPYLLAHRGDLHAALASVVPDECVRLNHKLVGLEETSEGIRLSFANGTSAVADAVVGADGVHSAVRDILFRTAPVKFTGRIAYRTTYPAALLGEKIDDCTKWWGEDRHIVIYYVKPDRSEVYLVTSQPEPDFRIESWSTKGNVRDLRASFEGFHPQVGKVLAACPDVHKWAIMDRDALKRWADGRVTLLGDACHPMTPYMAQGAAMAIEDAAVLSRCLDGIDRDGVADAFRRFEATRKERTSRVQETSRANIWLKQRTDTSWVYGYDAWSVPLAA; encoded by the coding sequence ATGGCAAGGCGGCTTTCGGTTGCGATCGTTGGTGCCGGCATGGGTGGGCTCGCGACCGCCGCGGCGCTCAGGCGCGTCGGCATCGACGTGATGGTCTACGAACAGGCCTCGCAGTTTGCCCGGATCGGCGCGGGCATCCAGATCGGCTGCAATGCGATGAAGGTGCTGCGGGCGCTGGGACTAGAGCAGCGGATCCGCGAGCAGTCGTTCTATCCGCGCTCCTGGAACAACCGCGACTGGAAGAGCGGCGACATCAAGTTCGATATGATTTTTGGTGAAAGCGCGGAGGAGAGGTTCGGCGCGCCCTATCTGCTCGCGCATCGCGGCGATCTCCATGCGGCGCTGGCGAGCGTGGTGCCGGATGAGTGTGTGAGGCTCAACCACAAGCTTGTCGGTCTCGAGGAGACAAGTGAGGGCATCCGGCTCAGCTTTGCGAACGGCACCAGCGCGGTTGCCGATGCGGTGGTCGGTGCGGATGGCGTTCATTCAGCCGTGCGCGACATTCTGTTCAGGACCGCGCCGGTCAAATTCACCGGCCGCATCGCCTATCGCACCACCTATCCCGCAGCACTGCTTGGCGAGAAGATCGATGATTGCACCAAATGGTGGGGCGAGGATCGCCATATCGTGATCTATTACGTGAAGCCCGATCGTAGCGAGGTCTATCTCGTGACAAGCCAGCCGGAGCCGGATTTCCGCATCGAGTCCTGGTCGACGAAGGGGAATGTACGGGATCTGCGCGCCTCGTTCGAAGGCTTTCATCCGCAGGTCGGCAAGGTGCTGGCGGCGTGTCCCGACGTGCACAAATGGGCGATCATGGATCGGGATGCGCTGAAGCGCTGGGCTGACGGCAGGGTGACACTGCTCGGCGATGCCTGCCATCCGATGACGCCCTATATGGCGCAAGGCGCGGCCATGGCGATTGAGGATGCCGCGGTGCTGTCGCGCTGTCTCGACGGTATCGACCGCGACGGCGTCGCCGATGCCTTCCGCCGCTTCGAGGCGACACGCAAGGAGCGGACGAGCCGGGTTCAGGAGACGTCGCGCGCCAACATCTGGCTAAAGCAACGAACCGATACGAGCTGGGTCTACGGTTACGATGCCTGGTCGGTGCCGTTGGCGGCCTGA
- a CDS encoding molybdopterin biosynthesis protein has protein sequence MTMIPKPPDRSALEQQQFLKILSREEALARFDAALFPRPIPNEARKLADALGAALAEDVSAPIDVPPFDRSNVDGFAVRSADLSAAGEGAPVRLALNGETIHCGTAPALQVTTGTATPIATGGPLPRGADAVVMVEHTQPSGLDAIDVRRAVSPGQFVSYAGSDIARGEALLRDGTIIGSREIGMLAACGIAEVKVARKLRVAVISTGDELVQPGEALAPAAIYDINGAIVAAAINENGGAAIFLGAIPDDETRLEAAMRRALADADMLVLSGGTSKGAGDLSHRIIGRLGQPGVIAHGVALKPGKPLCLAVCDGKPVVILPGFPTSAMFTFHDMIVPALRKMAGLPPRADAKVSATVPVRIASELGRTEFVMVSLVESEDGLIAYPSGKGSGAITSFAQADGFLRIEALADQMPAGTNAEVTLFTPHVRVPDLVIVGSHCTGLDLVTAALARAGLTVRSIAVGSLGGLAAARRGECDLAPIHLFDDKSETYNAPYLVEGLELVPGWRRMQGIVFRKGDQRFEGLGAKEAVAAAVADPACIMVNRNQGAGTRILIDRLLGGARPEGYWNQPRSHNAVAAAVAQHRADWGMTIAPVAHAANLGFIPFAEEHYDFALVTSRKRRPAVQAFLDALGSDEARTALQRAGFRPASTMRHPSRAT, from the coding sequence ATGACGATGATCCCAAAGCCGCCAGATCGCAGCGCGCTCGAGCAGCAGCAATTCCTCAAGATCCTCTCGCGCGAGGAGGCGCTGGCGCGCTTCGACGCTGCGCTGTTTCCGCGTCCGATTCCGAATGAGGCCCGCAAGCTTGCCGATGCGCTCGGTGCAGCCCTTGCTGAAGACGTCTCCGCGCCGATCGATGTGCCGCCGTTCGATCGCTCCAATGTCGACGGCTTTGCCGTGCGCTCGGCGGATCTTTCAGCCGCGGGCGAAGGCGCCCCCGTGCGGCTGGCGCTGAACGGCGAGACCATTCACTGCGGCACCGCGCCGGCGCTGCAGGTGACGACGGGAACCGCAACCCCGATTGCGACCGGCGGCCCGCTGCCGCGCGGCGCCGATGCCGTCGTCATGGTCGAGCATACCCAGCCGTCCGGCCTTGATGCGATCGATGTCCGTCGCGCAGTTTCGCCGGGACAGTTCGTCTCGTACGCCGGCTCCGACATCGCGCGCGGCGAAGCGCTGCTGCGCGACGGCACGATCATCGGCTCGCGTGAGATCGGCATGCTGGCGGCCTGCGGCATCGCCGAGGTGAAAGTTGCGCGCAAGCTGCGGGTTGCCGTGATCTCGACCGGCGACGAACTGGTGCAGCCCGGCGAGGCGCTTGCACCGGCCGCGATCTACGACATCAATGGCGCGATCGTCGCAGCCGCGATCAACGAGAACGGCGGCGCGGCGATCTTCCTCGGTGCAATTCCCGACGACGAAACGAGGCTCGAAGCGGCGATGCGCCGGGCGCTGGCGGACGCCGATATGCTGGTGTTGTCAGGCGGCACATCGAAGGGTGCGGGCGATCTGTCCCATCGCATCATCGGCCGGCTCGGCCAGCCCGGGGTGATCGCGCATGGCGTGGCGCTCAAGCCCGGCAAGCCGCTTTGCCTTGCGGTCTGCGACGGCAAGCCGGTGGTGATCCTGCCCGGCTTTCCGACCTCGGCGATGTTCACCTTCCACGACATGATCGTGCCGGCGCTGCGCAAAATGGCCGGACTGCCGCCGCGCGCCGATGCCAAGGTGAGCGCAACTGTACCGGTACGTATTGCTTCCGAGCTGGGCCGCACTGAATTCGTGATGGTCTCGCTGGTCGAGAGCGAGGACGGCCTGATTGCCTATCCCTCCGGCAAAGGCTCGGGTGCGATCACGTCCTTTGCGCAAGCCGATGGCTTCCTGCGCATCGAGGCGCTCGCCGACCAGATGCCGGCGGGGACCAACGCCGAGGTGACGCTGTTTACGCCGCATGTGCGCGTGCCCGATCTCGTCATCGTCGGCAGCCATTGTACCGGCCTCGATCTCGTGACTGCGGCGCTCGCCCGCGCGGGCCTCACTGTGCGCTCGATTGCCGTTGGCAGTCTCGGCGGCCTGGCAGCGGCAAGGCGCGGCGAATGCGATCTCGCGCCGATCCATCTGTTCGACGACAAGAGCGAGACCTACAACGCGCCTTACCTCGTCGAGGGGCTCGAACTCGTGCCGGGATGGCGGCGGATGCAAGGCATTGTCTTCCGCAAGGGCGACCAGCGTTTTGAGGGGCTCGGCGCAAAAGAGGCCGTTGCCGCCGCGGTCGCCGACCCCGCCTGCATCATGGTCAACCGCAACCAGGGCGCCGGCACGCGTATCCTGATCGATCGGCTGCTTGGCGGCGCGCGCCCGGAAGGCTATTGGAACCAGCCGCGCTCGCACAACGCGGTTGCCGCCGCCGTCGCGCAGCACCGCGCGGACTGGGGCATGACCATTGCGCCGGTCGCCCATGCGGCCAATCTCGGTTTCATTCCGTTCGCGGAAGAGCATTATGACTTTGCCTTGGTGACGTCGCGCAAGCGGCGCCCCGCGGTCCAGGCCTTCCTCGACGCCCTCGGCTCGGACGAGGCGCGCACGGCACTTCAGCGAGCGGGATTCCGGCCCGCATCAACGATGCGGCATCCAAGCCGCGCGACATAG
- a CDS encoding molybdopterin-binding protein, whose protein sequence is MTQRLPLSLTPLDTALAALLRGVGPVAAEELPLIEAAGCISTGLPLLPAHPPRDVAAVDGWALSAVDLVGASSYSPLPLAGLPVWVEAGGAMPAGCDCVLDVDAVEVSGPLAQVLAEGVPGQGVARAGSDIAENAPAAAAGCPVDAAALLLARVAGADKLGVRRPRLRIVNVPGATATLQMIAELASAAGLDVSAHEAGGRDAASIAAALHVSACDVLLTIGGSGVGRADATVTALIERGAKLAYGLALQPGRTAAAGRLANVPVVALPGSPAHALAVWLALVLPLIDRMSARRPRRTVTLPLARKIASSVGIAEISLLAEEHKAWMPLAVGEWPLHAIANADAWLLIPASQEGFAAGEPVDAYLMRE, encoded by the coding sequence ATGACCCAGCGCCTGCCGCTCTCGTTAACTCCGCTCGATACTGCGCTCGCTGCGCTGCTGCGCGGTGTTGGCCCCGTCGCAGCGGAGGAATTGCCGTTGATTGAAGCGGCCGGCTGTATCTCCACCGGCTTGCCATTGCTACCGGCCCATCCGCCGCGCGACGTCGCCGCGGTGGACGGCTGGGCGCTCAGCGCCGTTGATCTTGTCGGCGCGTCCTCCTATTCGCCGCTGCCCCTGGCCGGGCTTCCTGTGTGGGTCGAGGCAGGCGGTGCGATGCCGGCGGGATGCGACTGCGTGCTCGACGTTGACGCGGTCGAAGTGTCGGGGCCGCTCGCCCAGGTCCTGGCGGAGGGCGTTCCGGGACAAGGTGTCGCCCGTGCTGGCAGCGATATCGCCGAAAACGCGCCCGCGGCCGCAGCGGGATGTCCCGTCGATGCAGCGGCTCTGCTGCTCGCGCGCGTTGCGGGTGCGGACAAGCTGGGTGTCAGGCGGCCGCGCCTGCGCATCGTCAACGTGCCGGGCGCAACCGCGACGCTGCAGATGATCGCCGAACTCGCAAGCGCGGCGGGATTGGATGTGAGCGCGCATGAAGCGGGCGGACGCGATGCAGCGTCGATCGCGGCGGCGCTCCACGTCTCCGCTTGCGATGTCCTGCTCACGATCGGCGGCAGCGGCGTCGGTCGCGCGGATGCCACGGTGACGGCACTGATCGAGCGCGGGGCGAAGCTCGCCTACGGTCTTGCGCTGCAGCCTGGACGGACTGCAGCCGCTGGGCGGCTCGCAAACGTTCCCGTCGTCGCCTTGCCCGGCTCGCCCGCCCATGCGCTCGCAGTTTGGTTGGCGCTGGTGCTTCCGCTGATCGACAGAATGTCGGCGCGTCGGCCACGTCGCACGGTGACCTTGCCGCTCGCGCGCAAAATCGCTTCCAGCGTCGGCATCGCCGAGATCTCGCTGCTGGCGGAGGAACATAAAGCATGGATGCCGCTTGCCGTGGGCGAATGGCCGCTCCACGCCATCGCCAATGCGGATGCATGGCTGCTCATCCCTGCCAGCCAGGAAGGATTTGCGGCGGGTGAGCCGGTCGATGCTTATTTGATGCGGGAATGA
- a CDS encoding substrate-binding domain-containing protein — protein MAVRRLIVAFSLLCGLAGGVAASSAAERAIVLASTTSTQESGLLDYLLPVVRDKTGIEVTVIARRSDEVLDGARRGEADVVLLHARPQEEKFVAEGFATRRYDVMYNDFVLIGPKSDPAGVKGKDIVTALKAIEAKGAPFVTRGDRSGTHAAELALWIVAGIDISSAKGAWYRESGQGITAALDAARTANAYMLADRASWISFRDRGDLDIIVEGDKRLLNQYGVMLVNPEKFPNVKKDLGQTFINWLISPEGQAAIAGYRVHGQQVFFPNADKSGG, from the coding sequence ATGGCCGTTCGCCGACTGATCGTTGCATTTTCGCTGCTCTGCGGCCTCGCCGGCGGCGTGGCGGCATCGTCCGCCGCGGAGCGCGCGATCGTGCTGGCCTCGACGACATCGACACAGGAATCGGGCCTGCTCGACTATTTGCTGCCTGTCGTCCGCGACAAGACCGGCATCGAGGTGACGGTGATCGCACGCCGCAGCGACGAGGTGCTCGACGGCGCGCGCCGAGGCGAGGCCGACGTGGTGTTGTTGCATGCCCGGCCACAGGAGGAGAAATTCGTTGCTGAGGGTTTCGCCACCAGACGCTACGACGTGATGTACAACGATTTCGTGCTGATCGGGCCGAAGAGTGATCCCGCGGGCGTGAAGGGCAAGGACATCGTGACCGCGCTGAAGGCGATTGAGGCCAAGGGTGCGCCATTCGTGACCCGCGGCGATCGTTCCGGCACCCACGCGGCCGAACTCGCGCTCTGGATCGTCGCCGGCATCGACATTTCCAGCGCCAAGGGCGCCTGGTATCGCGAAAGCGGGCAGGGCATCACCGCGGCGCTCGACGCCGCACGCACGGCGAATGCCTATATGCTTGCGGATCGCGCCAGCTGGATCTCGTTCAGGGATCGCGGCGATCTCGACATCATCGTCGAGGGCGACAAGCGGCTGCTCAACCAGTATGGCGTGATGCTGGTGAACCCGGAAAAATTTCCGAACGTAAAGAAGGATCTGGGCCAGACCTTCATCAATTGGCTGATCTCTCCAGAGGGGCAGGCGGCGATCGCCGGCTACAGGGTCCACGGGCAACAGGTGTTCTTTCCGAACGCGGACAAATCGGGCGGCTGA
- a CDS encoding helix-turn-helix transcriptional regulator codes for MEFLTTSEAADYLRLGERKLYELVTNGAIPCTKVTGKWLFPRHELDLWVLSGMARPAGMLMAEPPPVVGGSQDELLDWSLRESGSGLGSMTEGSARGLERLQRNEVMAVAVHFHSLDPEGNLASDASVTALRDAPDLHDAVLVAFVRREQGLVLPPGNPKRLRGLSDVLALGARMAMRQQGTGAQMLLDVLLTRAGASTRDLRRVETPALTGPDLAEMVRAGQADCGVATRAAARSAGLDFVPLVWENFDLAMRQRSYFRPAMQALIRFLSERRLRQRAEELTGYDPSPAGQIRFAA; via the coding sequence ATGGAATTCCTGACGACCAGTGAAGCGGCGGATTACCTCCGCCTTGGCGAGCGCAAGCTCTACGAACTCGTGACCAACGGCGCGATCCCCTGTACCAAGGTGACAGGCAAATGGCTCTTCCCCCGACATGAGCTCGACCTCTGGGTGCTGTCGGGCATGGCCCGTCCGGCCGGCATGCTGATGGCGGAGCCGCCACCGGTCGTGGGCGGCAGCCAGGACGAGCTTTTGGACTGGAGCCTGCGCGAATCCGGCTCGGGCCTGGGATCGATGACCGAAGGCAGCGCGCGGGGGCTCGAGCGACTGCAGCGTAACGAGGTGATGGCGGTCGCCGTGCACTTCCACAGCCTCGATCCCGAGGGCAACCTTGCCTCCGACGCCAGCGTGACGGCGCTGAGGGATGCGCCTGACTTACATGATGCGGTGCTGGTCGCCTTCGTGCGCCGCGAGCAGGGCCTCGTGCTGCCGCCCGGCAATCCGAAGCGGCTGCGCGGGCTCTCCGACGTGCTCGCGCTCGGCGCGCGGATGGCGATGCGGCAGCAAGGCACGGGCGCGCAGATGCTGCTCGACGTGCTGCTGACGCGCGCCGGCGCCTCGACGCGCGATCTGCGGCGGGTGGAGACGCCGGCCCTCACCGGGCCCGACCTCGCCGAGATGGTCCGCGCCGGACAAGCCGATTGCGGCGTCGCGACGCGCGCGGCGGCGCGCTCGGCCGGGCTCGATTTCGTGCCGCTGGTCTGGGAGAATTTTGACCTCGCGATGCGGCAGCGCAGCTATTTCCGCCCGGCCATGCAGGCACTGATCCGGTTCCTGAGCGAACGACGGCTGCGCCAGCGCGCCGAGGAGCTGACCGGCTACGACCCCTCGCCCGCAGGCCAGATCCGCTTCGCGGCCTGA
- a CDS encoding ABC transporter substrate-binding protein has translation MNPMKFGLPVAAALTAALLSGAAMAQVSDDVVKIGVLTDMNGPASAPTGQGSVTAAQMAIDDFGGTVLGKPISIVVGDHQLKADIGAAIARRWYDVDQVDLIVDVPVSAVGLAVQNIANEKKRLFITHSTGTADFHGKFCSPYAMQWVFDTRALAVGTADAVVKRGGDSWFFITDDYAFGHSLERDASSVITANGGKVLGSVKPPLATPDLSSFVLQAQASKAKIIGIAAGPPNNMNEIKTGSEFGVFKGGQQMAALLALITDIHGLGLQAAQGLLLTTSFYWDMDDKTREWSKRYFAKMNKMPTMWQAGVYSSVIHYLNAIKATGTDDPLKVAAKMRETPVEDFFARHGHLRDDNLMVHDLWLVQVKTPEESKYPWDYYKILATIPGDKAFGPPDPACAMLKK, from the coding sequence GTGAATCCAATGAAATTTGGACTGCCGGTCGCGGCCGCCTTGACGGCGGCGCTGCTATCGGGTGCCGCAATGGCGCAGGTGTCCGACGACGTCGTCAAGATCGGCGTGCTCACCGACATGAACGGCCCGGCCTCCGCGCCGACCGGTCAGGGCTCGGTGACGGCCGCGCAGATGGCGATCGACGATTTCGGCGGCACCGTGCTCGGCAAGCCGATCAGCATCGTGGTCGGCGACCACCAGCTCAAGGCCGACATCGGCGCCGCGATCGCGCGGCGCTGGTACGACGTCGACCAGGTCGATCTGATCGTCGACGTGCCGGTCTCGGCGGTCGGCCTTGCGGTGCAGAACATCGCCAACGAGAAGAAGCGGCTGTTCATCACCCACTCCACCGGCACTGCGGATTTCCACGGCAAGTTCTGCTCGCCTTATGCGATGCAATGGGTGTTCGACACCCGCGCGCTCGCGGTCGGCACCGCGGACGCGGTGGTCAAGCGCGGCGGCGACAGCTGGTTCTTCATCACCGACGACTACGCCTTCGGCCATTCGCTCGAACGCGACGCCTCCAGCGTCATCACCGCCAATGGCGGCAAGGTGCTGGGCTCGGTGAAGCCGCCCCTGGCAACGCCCGATCTCTCCTCCTTCGTGCTGCAGGCGCAGGCCTCCAAGGCCAAGATCATCGGCATTGCCGCAGGTCCTCCCAACAACATGAACGAGATCAAGACCGGCTCGGAGTTCGGCGTGTTCAAGGGCGGCCAGCAGATGGCGGCACTGCTGGCGCTGATCACCGACATCCACGGCCTCGGCCTGCAAGCCGCGCAGGGCTTGCTCCTGACGACGTCGTTCTATTGGGACATGGACGACAAGACCCGCGAATGGTCGAAGCGGTATTTCGCCAAGATGAACAAGATGCCGACGATGTGGCAGGCCGGCGTCTATTCCAGCGTGATCCACTATCTCAACGCCATCAAGGCCACCGGCACCGACGATCCGCTCAAGGTCGCAGCGAAAATGCGCGAGACGCCGGTGGAGGATTTCTTCGCCCGCCACGGCCATTTGCGCGATGACAATCTGATGGTGCACGACCTCTGGCTGGTGCAGGTGAAGACGCCGGAGGAGAGCAAATATCCGTGGGACTATTACAAGATCCTCGCGACGATTCCCGGCGACAAGGCCTTCGGCCCGCCGGACCCGGCGTGTGCGATGCTGAAGAAGTGA
- a CDS encoding TAXI family TRAP transporter solute-binding subunit has protein sequence MTFAFRILVSAALLLSPAAAQTGGNAISTTTISLGTATPGGGFPLYGNAFAEVMSAADGALTIAPRNTKGSNENIPLLEKGELDLALVAGEPAYEAFAGIGRAPVRLKILTAIYSNPGMFVVRADSPYKTIHDLVGQPVAFGARGSGLPILSRYVLDGLGLKQDEDFKAVYLDRAGDGPAMVEDGRVAALWGAGIGWPGFAAVASSASGARFIAPGADEIARIRAKHAFLKPLTVPAGSYPKQSEPIASLGSWSFVLTREDLPDDVAYRLARTLHGAEATFCKKLAQACETTAANTVAAAPRPELIHPGVMKYYREIGVVK, from the coding sequence ATGACATTCGCTTTTCGTATCCTCGTCAGTGCGGCGCTGCTGCTCAGCCCCGCTGCTGCTCAAACCGGAGGCAACGCCATTTCCACCACGACGATCAGCTTGGGCACTGCGACTCCCGGCGGCGGCTTCCCGCTCTATGGCAACGCCTTCGCCGAGGTGATGAGCGCGGCCGATGGCGCGCTCACCATCGCCCCGCGCAACACCAAGGGCAGCAACGAAAACATTCCGCTCCTGGAGAAGGGCGAACTCGATCTCGCGCTGGTCGCGGGCGAGCCGGCCTATGAGGCGTTCGCCGGCATCGGGCGCGCGCCCGTGCGGCTGAAGATTTTGACCGCGATCTATTCCAACCCCGGCATGTTCGTCGTGCGCGCGGACAGTCCCTACAAGACCATCCACGATCTCGTCGGCCAGCCGGTCGCGTTCGGCGCCAGGGGTTCGGGCCTGCCGATCCTGTCGCGCTACGTGCTCGATGGCCTCGGCCTGAAGCAGGATGAAGACTTCAAGGCGGTCTATCTCGACCGCGCCGGCGACGGCCCCGCGATGGTCGAGGATGGCCGCGTTGCGGCGCTCTGGGGCGCCGGCATCGGTTGGCCCGGTTTCGCGGCGGTCGCATCGAGCGCGTCAGGCGCGCGCTTCATCGCGCCCGGCGCGGACGAGATCGCGCGCATCCGCGCCAAGCATGCGTTCCTCAAGCCCCTGACCGTGCCGGCCGGCTCCTATCCAAAACAGTCCGAGCCGATCGCCTCGCTGGGCTCCTGGAGTTTTGTGCTGACGCGCGAGGATCTGCCCGACGATGTCGCCTATCGCCTGGCCAGGACGCTGCATGGCGCGGAGGCGACCTTCTGCAAGAAGCTCGCGCAGGCCTGCGAGACGACGGCGGCGAACACCGTCGCCGCCGCGCCGAGGCCGGAGCTGATCCATCCGGGCGTGATGAAATATTATCGCGAGATCGGAGTGGTGAAGTGA